One Paraglaciecola mesophila genomic region harbors:
- a CDS encoding nitrilase-related carbon-nitrogen hydrolase, giving the protein MSLAYTAVALQTRCFAVNKLNVADARQKMIENIGRVAGQVQGTKGFVGPSVKLVVLPEYFLTSFPMGESLTEWKEKGAIAQDGREYDLLSEIAQKNQVYLSGNVYELDPHFSDLYFQTSFVLGPNGDCVLRYRRLVSMFAPTPHDVLDKYLDVYGQDALFPVAKTELGNLACVASEEILYPEISRCLAMNGAEVLLHSSSEVGSVELTPKDIAKRARAIENLAYVVSANSAGIADIDFPAESTDGMSKVVDFKGRVMAEAGMGESMVANAELDITALRRYRNKPGMGNILSRQRNELFSAHYNQAVYPANTMLNAAQRVSVPARSHFIQTQLNSIQALKQAGVILPEHSDE; this is encoded by the coding sequence ATGTCTTTAGCGTATACCGCTGTTGCACTGCAAACACGATGCTTTGCTGTTAATAAATTAAATGTTGCAGATGCTAGGCAAAAAATGATCGAAAATATAGGCAGAGTGGCTGGTCAAGTACAAGGGACTAAGGGCTTTGTCGGGCCCAGTGTGAAATTAGTCGTATTGCCAGAGTATTTTTTGACCAGTTTCCCAATGGGGGAATCTCTCACTGAGTGGAAAGAAAAAGGCGCGATCGCTCAAGATGGCAGAGAATATGATTTGTTAAGCGAAATAGCCCAAAAAAATCAGGTTTACCTCTCCGGCAATGTATATGAGCTTGACCCCCATTTTAGCGATTTGTATTTTCAAACTTCATTTGTACTCGGCCCTAATGGTGATTGCGTATTACGCTACCGGCGTTTGGTGTCTATGTTTGCTCCGACTCCCCACGACGTGTTAGACAAATACCTTGATGTGTACGGTCAAGACGCATTGTTTCCAGTAGCGAAAACCGAGCTGGGTAATTTAGCGTGCGTGGCCTCTGAAGAAATTCTATACCCTGAAATCAGCCGCTGTTTAGCCATGAATGGCGCTGAAGTTTTGTTACACAGTAGCTCTGAAGTGGGCTCCGTTGAGCTCACACCGAAAGATATTGCTAAAAGAGCACGAGCGATTGAAAATTTAGCCTATGTAGTATCAGCAAATTCAGCAGGAATTGCTGATATAGATTTTCCTGCTGAGTCTACTGATGGCATGTCTAAAGTCGTGGACTTTAAAGGCAGAGTTATGGCTGAAGCGGGAATGGGCGAAAGCATGGTAGCAAATGCAGAGTTAGATATAACGGCATTGCGCCGTTATCGCAATAAGCCTGGAATGGGCAATATTTTGTCTCGCCAGCGTAATGAATTATTTTCAGCGCATTATAATCAAGCTGTGTATCCGGCCAATACCATGCTCAATGCCGCCCAACGGGTTAGCGTGCCTGCGCGCAGCCACTTTATTCAAACCCAGCTCAATAGTATTCAAGCATTAAAGCAGGCCGGGGTCATTTTACCGGAGCATTCAGATGAGTAA
- a CDS encoding aldehyde dehydrogenase family protein encodes MSNDMQTLGVINPRTGEEDFALPLFNEESVVAIAQDLKQQQAQWWALGLSGRIEALARLANAMAEHKAALVAALINDTGRASESELEVDVTISGIHRWCKHAPDLLAKGKPWAAEIPFIELQQDYLPYSLVGVISPWNFPLLLSLVDAIPALLAGSAVMIKPSEVTSRFVAPFNELLESVPALNKVLSIVTGAGATGQAVIENVDSLCFTGSVATGRQVGKACAERFIPAFLELGGKDPALVCHDADPELAAKALCWGSMVNAGQSCMSLERAYVHKDIANAFLAKLVENVNALAHNYPDIQQGQIGPIISAKQIKIVEAQLQDAKSKGATILCGGEVLNLGGGRYCAPTVLTDVTPDMQIVSNETFAAILPVTVVDSDEQAIALANDSDFGLSAAVFSKDVEYARHIASQLEAGAISINDASLTALIHEAEKQSFKYSGLGGSRMGAESIRRFTRKKAYIRNTGVASPWWF; translated from the coding sequence ATGAGTAACGATATGCAAACTTTGGGGGTCATCAACCCACGCACAGGTGAAGAAGATTTTGCTTTACCCTTGTTTAATGAAGAAAGCGTCGTGGCTATTGCTCAAGATTTAAAGCAACAACAAGCTCAGTGGTGGGCGCTGGGATTGAGTGGTCGTATTGAAGCATTAGCGCGTTTAGCTAATGCAATGGCTGAGCATAAAGCGGCGTTAGTTGCCGCTTTGATCAACGATACCGGACGAGCAAGTGAATCCGAATTAGAAGTGGATGTGACCATCAGTGGGATACATCGTTGGTGCAAGCACGCCCCTGATTTATTAGCCAAAGGGAAACCGTGGGCGGCAGAAATCCCATTTATTGAGTTGCAGCAAGACTATTTGCCTTACTCATTAGTGGGGGTAATCAGCCCTTGGAATTTCCCGCTATTGCTATCTTTAGTTGATGCGATCCCGGCTTTGCTTGCTGGCAGCGCTGTGATGATTAAACCCAGTGAAGTGACATCACGTTTTGTTGCGCCATTTAATGAATTGCTTGAGAGCGTACCGGCGCTAAACAAGGTGTTAAGTATTGTCACTGGCGCAGGTGCAACAGGGCAGGCGGTTATTGAAAACGTCGACTCTCTTTGTTTTACCGGCAGTGTGGCTACAGGGCGGCAGGTCGGTAAAGCATGCGCGGAGCGTTTTATTCCTGCATTCTTAGAATTAGGCGGTAAAGATCCAGCTTTAGTTTGCCATGACGCCGACCCCGAACTCGCCGCTAAAGCCTTGTGTTGGGGCAGTATGGTGAACGCTGGGCAATCCTGCATGTCATTAGAGCGGGCATACGTGCATAAAGATATTGCTAATGCTTTCCTTGCTAAACTGGTTGAAAATGTCAACGCGCTAGCCCACAACTACCCAGATATTCAACAAGGGCAAATTGGTCCTATCATCAGTGCGAAACAAATAAAGATTGTGGAAGCGCAATTGCAAGATGCCAAAAGCAAAGGCGCAACGATTTTATGCGGCGGTGAAGTACTTAACCTTGGAGGCGGGCGTTATTGTGCGCCAACAGTGCTCACAGACGTCACTCCTGATATGCAAATTGTTAGCAATGAAACCTTTGCTGCTATCCTGCCAGTTACTGTAGTCGACAGCGACGAGCAAGCGATCGCTTTAGCCAATGACTCTGATTTTGGCTTATCCGCGGCAGTATTTAGCAAAGACGTTGAATATGCAAGGCATATAGCCAGTCAATTAGAAGCGGGAGCGATTAGCATCAATGACGCTTCGTTAACCGCTTTGATCCATGAAGCTGAAAAGCAATCGTTTAAATATTCTGGTTTGGGTGGCTCGCGTATGGGCGCCGAGTCAATCAGGCGTTTTACCCGTAAAAAAGCCTATATTCGCAATACGGGTGTAGCGTCCCCTTGGTGGTTTTAA
- a CDS encoding MFS transporter, which yields MQSVSESNESPVSKKGKRTGHPMHWITVFIAMTCLLVSNGMVITGITAFDGAILAEFSDWSRGDLKLRGFITLAITGLLAPIIGVLIDKIGVKFLIMVGTIVLSLSFYAYGNIQSISDLYLIHAAFAIVLLACGLNVAVILVSNWFVKLRGTAIGIAVVGTSLGGAVLAPLFGGWLADGMTWREGMQLAALIPSSLFLLALFLLRNRPTDMGLKPYGFDGSAQTQSADLSQHGLTYKEAIKTRSFWSIAFIAMFTFYTIMGFQANLVLHLMDLGFNVQAAAAGLSVLFIPALIGKFLFGLVADKITGRRVLYTNLSLMLLGLVGMLFTGEDTVLIAVGLIGFMWGGFYTLLQLNAVNNFGLKASGKLLGTITVLDAFGGGLGIWATGAIYDAYGSYHNAFMIFCVLVALSVVLISQVKKHV from the coding sequence ATGCAGTCAGTATCAGAGTCGAATGAAAGCCCAGTATCCAAAAAGGGCAAACGAACGGGGCATCCTATGCACTGGATCACCGTATTTATCGCAATGACATGCTTATTGGTGTCCAACGGCATGGTGATCACCGGTATTACCGCGTTCGATGGTGCCATTTTGGCCGAGTTTAGCGATTGGTCTCGGGGCGATCTCAAACTAAGAGGATTTATTACCCTCGCTATCACCGGCCTATTGGCACCTATCATTGGTGTGCTAATTGACAAAATTGGCGTTAAGTTTCTGATTATGGTGGGCACTATAGTGCTCAGCCTAAGCTTTTACGCCTATGGCAATATTCAAAGTATCAGCGATTTATATTTGATACACGCTGCCTTTGCAATTGTTTTACTCGCTTGCGGTTTAAACGTGGCGGTTATTTTGGTATCAAATTGGTTTGTAAAGCTACGAGGAACCGCCATCGGTATTGCCGTGGTTGGCACGTCACTTGGCGGCGCTGTACTGGCCCCTTTATTTGGTGGCTGGCTTGCTGATGGCATGACGTGGCGTGAGGGAATGCAATTAGCTGCCCTTATTCCATCAAGCTTATTTTTACTGGCGTTATTTTTACTGCGTAATCGCCCAACGGACATGGGCCTTAAACCCTATGGTTTTGATGGCAGTGCACAAACCCAAAGCGCTGACCTGTCTCAACACGGCTTAACCTATAAAGAAGCTATTAAAACCCGTTCATTTTGGTCAATTGCATTTATTGCTATGTTCACCTTCTACACCATAATGGGCTTTCAGGCCAATCTGGTGCTACACCTGATGGACTTAGGCTTTAACGTACAAGCCGCTGCTGCTGGGCTCAGTGTGTTATTTATTCCCGCACTTATCGGTAAATTCTTATTTGGCTTAGTCGCGGACAAAATCACCGGTAGACGAGTGCTGTACACAAATTTGAGTTTAATGCTACTTGGCTTAGTGGGTATGTTGTTTACCGGAGAAGATACTGTGCTCATTGCCGTAGGCCTAATTGGTTTTATGTGGGGTGGGTTTTACACTTTATTGCAACTCAATGCAGTAAACAACTTTGGGCTAAAAGCATCAGGCAAATTATTGGGTACGATTACGGTATTAGACGCTTTTGGTGGCGGTCTAGGCATTTGGGCGACAGGAGCCATTTACGACGCCTACGGTAGCTATCACAATGCATTTATGATTTTCTGTGTATTGGTTGCCTTATCTGTCGTGCTGATAAGTCAGGTAAAAAAGCACGTGTAA
- a CDS encoding YciI family protein: protein MLVQFHCIDNVPSQQDKRLENLGAHLAWVEVNMAQICVAGPLKQGEQIVGSLYILDAPSVQQAKTLLFSDPYYLADIWASISIQTFNAYAGNWVGGKNWPTQ, encoded by the coding sequence ATGTTAGTGCAATTTCACTGTATTGATAACGTCCCATCTCAGCAAGATAAACGTCTTGAGAATTTGGGCGCTCATCTTGCTTGGGTGGAAGTAAACATGGCACAGATTTGTGTCGCTGGCCCGTTAAAACAAGGGGAACAGATTGTTGGGTCTTTATACATACTAGACGCCCCGTCGGTTCAACAGGCAAAAACACTGCTTTTCAGTGACCCTTATTATCTAGCCGATATATGGGCATCAATTAGTATTCAAACTTTCAATGCTTATGCCGGTAATTGGGTAGGCGGGAAGAACTGGCCAACGCAATAA
- a CDS encoding GntR family transcriptional regulator → MTKIKSKPSKHALPLYQTIGETLINQILSGDFALNTLLPTEKQLCEQFSISRHTAREALRYVEKTGLVERKQGSGTLVKRNTMPEQINQFINSVKDLLAFGQHTRFEVQISDMIVLDEEKAALLDTSEGQECIHIGGIRIEPHDKKPICYSHIYRRPHLDQVDEMLKDTRTAIYAVIEALDDKKIGKIEQQISACLLPEPLASQLAASPNSAAMKITRRYYSVEDDDLILVAQSIYPAKRFSFTSVLFPNK, encoded by the coding sequence ATGACTAAAATCAAATCTAAGCCAAGTAAGCACGCACTGCCTTTGTATCAAACCATTGGCGAGACGCTCATTAATCAGATTTTATCGGGTGATTTTGCGTTAAATACTTTGCTGCCCACCGAAAAACAGCTTTGTGAGCAGTTTTCGATTAGCCGTCACACAGCCCGCGAAGCTTTGCGTTACGTGGAAAAAACCGGCTTGGTTGAACGTAAACAGGGCTCAGGTACGTTGGTTAAACGTAACACCATGCCTGAACAGATAAACCAGTTCATTAATTCGGTGAAAGATCTACTGGCCTTTGGTCAACACACTCGATTTGAGGTACAGATCAGTGACATGATCGTTTTAGACGAGGAAAAGGCCGCCTTGCTCGATACGAGTGAAGGACAGGAATGCATTCATATTGGCGGTATTCGTATCGAGCCTCACGATAAAAAGCCAATCTGTTATTCACATATATATCGCCGCCCACACTTGGATCAAGTGGACGAAATGCTCAAAGATACTCGTACAGCGATCTATGCAGTGATAGAGGCCCTTGACGATAAAAAAATCGGTAAAATTGAACAGCAAATATCTGCGTGTCTGTTACCTGAACCGCTGGCATCACAACTCGCAGCAAGCCCAAATTCAGCCGCCATGAAAATTACCAGGCGCTATTATTCAGTAGAAGATGACGATCTAATTCTCGTGGCGCAAAGCATTTATCCCGCTAAGCGCTTCAGCTTTACATCTGTCCTGTTTCCCAATAAATGA
- a CDS encoding MmgE/PrpD family protein, with the protein MPINLSLTKQLLIDIDQKSVTAQDLTRAGAHVLDWVACASLGVDSAAGSSYQALLTLDAGGVCSAIGQSKPLSMQNAALYNGALGNVLEMDDIHRSSIVHPGPVVIPAALAAAQQVGCSLEVFLHGVIRGYELTIRLGEAIGRSHYAYFHNTATCGALGAAAAVSTIFDLTLQQTLWAIGNAGSTTGGLWQMRNEQVLTKQWHNAEACRSGLMAGFMAKHNLNGPEYILEGPQGIFTALSSDATPESFLRKHPQWRIYDCSFKPWPACRHAHPAMDVLQSLLSEFGFSADEVSRIEVGVYQDAQVFCDRADPQTTLEAKFSIQHDLAAMLLWGTPALEHYLPEAYTQAQCGALRKLIQVNVSEDVERRYPAHFGARCTVTLKNGTRYEREHIDTLGDPENPLTQAQRHAKVHMLLVQSGMPEQQIQQLCDFDWLQSGDISTFSTLMCAQQGE; encoded by the coding sequence TTGCCAATCAATCTTTCACTCACTAAACAGCTGTTAATTGACATTGATCAAAAGTCGGTCACAGCGCAAGATCTAACGCGTGCCGGTGCACACGTGTTGGATTGGGTTGCCTGCGCCAGTTTAGGTGTTGACTCCGCAGCGGGTTCTTCCTATCAGGCGCTGTTAACCCTTGACGCTGGTGGAGTATGCTCAGCGATTGGCCAATCTAAGCCGTTGAGTATGCAAAATGCTGCGTTATACAACGGCGCATTAGGGAATGTATTAGAAATGGATGATATTCATCGCAGCTCAATAGTACATCCCGGGCCAGTGGTTATCCCTGCGGCCCTTGCAGCAGCGCAACAAGTAGGGTGTTCCCTTGAAGTATTTTTACATGGGGTGATTCGCGGTTACGAACTCACCATTCGTTTAGGCGAAGCCATCGGGCGCAGCCACTATGCTTATTTTCACAATACTGCCACGTGTGGTGCCCTTGGGGCCGCCGCGGCGGTATCGACAATTTTTGATTTGACGCTACAACAAACCTTATGGGCGATTGGTAACGCAGGGAGCACCACCGGGGGCTTATGGCAAATGCGCAACGAGCAAGTGCTGACTAAACAGTGGCACAATGCAGAGGCTTGTCGCTCTGGGCTTATGGCTGGGTTTATGGCTAAACACAATCTAAATGGGCCAGAATATATACTGGAAGGTCCACAAGGGATTTTTACGGCTTTATCTTCAGACGCTACCCCTGAATCGTTTTTACGCAAGCACCCACAATGGCGAATTTATGACTGCAGCTTTAAGCCTTGGCCGGCCTGTCGTCATGCCCACCCAGCCATGGATGTATTGCAATCCCTGTTAAGTGAATTTGGTTTCAGCGCTGATGAGGTTTCACGCATAGAGGTGGGAGTGTATCAGGATGCCCAAGTATTTTGTGATAGAGCAGACCCACAAACGACTTTGGAAGCAAAGTTCAGTATCCAGCATGACTTAGCTGCCATGTTATTGTGGGGCACGCCAGCGCTTGAGCACTATCTTCCCGAAGCATATACGCAAGCCCAGTGTGGTGCGTTACGTAAATTAATTCAGGTGAACGTTAGCGAGGATGTTGAACGTCGTTATCCCGCGCACTTCGGTGCCAGATGTACGGTGACACTGAAAAACGGTACGCGTTATGAACGAGAACATATAGATACCTTAGGGGATCCAGAAAATCCGTTAACTCAGGCCCAGCGCCATGCAAAAGTGCATATGCTACTTGTTCAAAGTGGCATGCCTGAACAACAAATACAGCAGTTATGTGACTTTGACTGGTTGCAGTCTGGTGATATTTCCACTTTTAGTACGCTGATGTGTGCACAACAGGGTGAATAA
- a CDS encoding MmgE/PrpD family protein — protein MSQSINAIALLLAHIENTHFDDLPDSTITACKTFILDSLGVGISGSRVPQVSKLKHAVNQWGEGKQAQVWVTGEWLPAASAAAINGYQIHNQEWDCVHEPAVVHPMAVILSSLVAYAQAHNLSGKQLILGVTLAVDVATLIGQCVTSSLKFFRPSVCGCLGATAGMCAMSGLKGETLANALGIAYSQISGTMQSHIEGSSMLAMQIGVNAATAVRAIDMAQAGLEGPKDILQGPYGYFHLFEDSYDLAPLRDKVGREFQIEVVSHKPFPTGRAGHGTIDGLQRLQRSHDFTAQEVAKIDVYAPPLINKLVGRPIKSGMDASYAKLCNGYVAACALLKGDVGVTDFSPDCLADPQILALGGKVFTHLNQVSDPNALAPVSVAVTLLSGQQFQIEIADVLGSPQNPLGRQTQLVKFRAACESAVKPFDEHNIAFLIKRIDQLEQIPNINHLVEALVSNR, from the coding sequence ATGAGTCAATCTATTAATGCCATTGCTTTGTTGCTCGCCCATATCGAAAACACCCACTTCGACGATTTACCCGATAGCACGATTACCGCCTGTAAAACGTTTATTTTGGACTCGCTAGGTGTGGGCATCAGTGGTTCTCGCGTCCCTCAAGTGAGCAAACTAAAACACGCGGTAAATCAATGGGGTGAGGGCAAGCAAGCTCAAGTGTGGGTAACAGGGGAGTGGTTACCTGCGGCATCTGCAGCTGCTATTAACGGTTACCAAATTCATAATCAAGAATGGGATTGCGTCCACGAGCCTGCAGTAGTGCATCCGATGGCGGTCATCCTTTCTTCTCTGGTTGCCTATGCGCAAGCACACAATCTCAGCGGAAAACAGCTTATTCTTGGTGTGACATTGGCGGTTGATGTAGCCACATTGATTGGCCAATGTGTTACCTCCAGTTTGAAGTTTTTTCGTCCGTCAGTGTGCGGTTGTCTTGGAGCAACCGCGGGTATGTGTGCCATGTCGGGGTTAAAAGGTGAGACCTTAGCCAATGCTCTTGGTATTGCCTATAGCCAAATAAGCGGCACCATGCAATCGCACATCGAAGGCTCCTCTATGTTGGCCATGCAAATCGGGGTTAACGCCGCAACGGCGGTGCGCGCCATCGATATGGCTCAAGCTGGCTTAGAGGGACCAAAAGACATACTTCAAGGACCTTATGGCTACTTTCATCTTTTTGAAGACAGCTACGATTTAGCGCCTTTGCGTGACAAAGTAGGACGTGAATTCCAAATTGAGGTTGTCAGTCATAAACCATTTCCAACCGGCCGCGCCGGACATGGCACGATAGATGGCCTTCAGCGCTTACAGCGCAGTCATGATTTTACGGCACAGGAAGTGGCTAAAATAGATGTTTATGCTCCGCCGCTCATTAATAAATTGGTTGGTCGCCCTATTAAGTCGGGTATGGATGCCAGCTACGCCAAGTTATGCAATGGCTATGTTGCCGCCTGCGCGCTGCTAAAAGGTGATGTAGGGGTAACTGACTTTTCTCCTGATTGTTTGGCCGACCCGCAAATCCTAGCACTTGGGGGGAAGGTGTTTACCCACCTGAATCAGGTTAGCGACCCGAATGCGCTGGCCCCAGTATCTGTCGCTGTCACGCTTTTATCGGGGCAACAATTTCAAATAGAAATAGCGGATGTATTAGGGAGCCCACAAAACCCGTTAGGCCGTCAAACCCAATTGGTAAAATTTCGCGCCGCCTGTGAAAGTGCCGTTAAGCCTTTTGATGAGCATAACATTGCTTTTTTGATAAAACGCATAGACCAACTGGAACAGATCCCCAATATTAATCACTTAGTTGAAGCACTCGTTAGTAATAGGTAA
- a CDS encoding phenylacetate--CoA ligase family protein: protein MKNTVDNAVGIPANNTKKDTYPTYFESFDYAQMLKDYPLGDGVNETFKGMSRARLKALQNERFMVVVKRAWEIPFYQRIWGKAGVKPQDIQSIDDIQKLPLISKSDIMESVEQYPPIGDFHGLDGIPVEQRPPLVFHTTSGTTGTPQPLLFGPKSREVQSLLVARSYRFMGLKPAATIQSCYGHGMINGGHYIREAVTKYTNALFLSAGTGVETRSVQQVNLMKTFGVNVLVGFVDYIKRLADVAKEEGLVPGEDIKIDMIIGHLGMESRESIAKTWGNPELFDWYGVGDTGTIAAEGPDHNGMYVWEDAQYLELLDTDSNEPVTPGETGNMVVTCLYKDDVYPIIRFNTHDITQEIVGENSLNLPFKRIKGFMGRSDNMVKLRGINIYPQGIGPMLDERDEFLGEFICEAVRDETGRDEMIVRAEVSSPEAQRESLLGIYAAILKRKIGIEVNVALVGEGELTPLTQVDVRQKPIRLIDSRFK from the coding sequence ATGAAAAACACGGTTGATAACGCAGTCGGGATACCGGCAAATAACACAAAAAAAGACACTTACCCCACCTATTTTGAGTCCTTCGATTATGCGCAAATGCTCAAAGACTACCCTTTAGGGGACGGAGTCAATGAGACATTTAAGGGCATGAGCCGTGCGCGTTTAAAAGCCTTGCAAAATGAACGCTTTATGGTGGTGGTGAAGCGCGCGTGGGAGATCCCTTTTTACCAGAGAATTTGGGGAAAAGCAGGCGTAAAGCCCCAAGATATTCAGAGTATTGATGACATACAAAAGCTACCGCTAATTTCAAAGTCAGACATTATGGAAAGCGTTGAGCAGTATCCGCCGATTGGCGATTTTCATGGCCTAGATGGCATCCCTGTTGAGCAACGCCCACCTTTGGTATTTCACACCACAAGTGGCACAACAGGTACACCTCAACCCTTGTTGTTTGGGCCGAAAAGTCGCGAAGTACAATCGTTGCTGGTGGCACGCTCTTACCGATTTATGGGCTTAAAGCCCGCAGCAACCATCCAGTCTTGCTACGGTCACGGCATGATCAACGGTGGCCATTATATTCGTGAAGCGGTGACTAAATATACCAATGCCCTCTTTTTATCTGCTGGTACTGGGGTGGAAACACGCTCGGTCCAGCAGGTAAATTTGATGAAAACGTTCGGGGTGAATGTTCTTGTCGGGTTTGTTGACTACATTAAGCGTTTGGCCGATGTGGCCAAAGAAGAAGGGCTTGTGCCAGGTGAAGATATCAAAATCGATATGATTATTGGCCATTTGGGTATGGAAAGTCGCGAAAGCATAGCGAAAACGTGGGGCAACCCAGAATTATTTGATTGGTATGGTGTCGGTGACACAGGCACGATTGCCGCGGAAGGACCTGACCACAATGGAATGTACGTTTGGGAAGATGCTCAGTATTTGGAATTACTTGATACTGACAGTAACGAACCTGTCACGCCTGGAGAAACAGGAAACATGGTGGTGACCTGCCTATATAAAGATGATGTCTACCCCATTATACGCTTCAATACCCACGACATTACACAAGAAATAGTTGGGGAAAATAGCCTTAACTTACCATTTAAACGCATTAAAGGCTTTATGGGGCGCTCTGACAATATGGTTAAGTTGAGGGGGATTAATATTTATCCACAAGGCATTGGTCCTATGCTCGATGAGCGCGATGAATTTCTCGGTGAATTTATTTGCGAAGCCGTTCGCGATGAAACAGGACGAGACGAAATGATCGTGCGTGCTGAGGTATCAAGTCCTGAAGCACAAAGAGAAAGTTTGCTAGGGATATATGCCGCCATTCTAAAACGAAAAATAGGCATCGAAGTTAACGTTGCTTTGGTGGGAGAAGGCGAATTAACACCGCTAACTCAAGTCGATGTGCGCCAAAAACCTATCCGCCTTATAGATAGCAGGTTTAAATAA
- a CDS encoding amidase gives MDIALLSQDVSTHIALIKDKQISAQELAELQYRFIQQVNPKLNAFLQTALPKCAPQEKRTGSVFHGICIGVKDNIDVMGFATTAGMATRMGRQAKQDAFVINRLRQTGAQFIGKLNMHEGALGATNQNEHFGDCHNPHKHGFTPGGSSGGSAAAVASGMVGLSLGTDTMGSVRIPAAYCGIFGFKPSRGAVSNHGSVTCSRVMDNIGPMARSAKDLTLAFSVMKGFDPACPSSVDFNLIRGDRSAHQQVLLVPQDLAALGVEQSIIEDFERNLAAFVDLGYTLSYFDFSDYDFAAARRAGLLLCEADMRIEHQEDWLNQPQKFSEYMRGMLSYIERKTPMDMMQSERVLDNAKTFARQLFKQGCAILMPTVLQRAFSFKAPVPANQADLTSFANQAGLPAVSLPMLSDQALPGGMQIVGPYGSDNRLLDLAERWQEHTDFRYMLPKIK, from the coding sequence ATGGACATCGCATTACTCAGTCAGGATGTGAGCACGCATATCGCCCTGATTAAGGATAAGCAAATTTCGGCGCAAGAATTGGCAGAATTGCAGTACCGCTTTATTCAACAGGTCAATCCTAAACTCAATGCGTTTTTACAAACCGCTTTACCTAAGTGTGCACCTCAAGAGAAGCGCACAGGTTCGGTGTTTCACGGTATTTGTATCGGTGTTAAAGACAATATTGATGTGATGGGGTTTGCGACCACCGCTGGCATGGCGACCCGCATGGGGCGACAAGCGAAGCAAGATGCGTTTGTGATAAATCGTCTTCGTCAAACCGGTGCTCAGTTTATTGGTAAATTGAATATGCATGAGGGCGCGCTTGGCGCTACCAATCAAAATGAACATTTTGGTGACTGCCACAACCCTCATAAACACGGTTTTACACCTGGCGGCTCTTCCGGTGGTTCGGCCGCAGCTGTGGCCTCAGGTATGGTTGGTTTATCACTCGGTACAGATACCATGGGATCGGTGCGGATTCCTGCCGCTTATTGCGGTATCTTTGGATTTAAACCAAGTCGCGGGGCTGTGAGCAATCATGGCTCAGTGACCTGTAGCAGGGTGATGGATAATATCGGACCTATGGCGCGCTCAGCGAAGGATTTAACACTGGCATTCAGTGTAATGAAAGGGTTCGACCCTGCCTGTCCATCGTCGGTTGATTTCAATCTCATTCGTGGCGATCGTTCGGCACATCAACAGGTGTTATTAGTGCCTCAGGACCTAGCGGCGTTAGGGGTAGAGCAAAGTATTATCGAAGATTTCGAGCGCAATTTAGCCGCATTTGTCGATTTAGGGTATACCCTGAGCTACTTCGATTTTAGCGATTATGATTTTGCCGCAGCGCGGCGAGCTGGCTTATTGCTGTGTGAAGCGGATATGCGTATTGAGCATCAAGAAGATTGGCTAAACCAGCCGCAAAAATTCTCAGAATATATGCGCGGCATGTTGTCATATATAGAACGAAAAACCCCCATGGACATGATGCAATCTGAGCGAGTGCTAGATAATGCGAAAACTTTCGCCCGGCAACTGTTCAAGCAAGGCTGCGCCATACTGATGCCAACGGTTTTGCAACGCGCATTTTCGTTTAAAGCGCCAGTACCGGCCAATCAAGCAGACTTAACCAGTTTTGCTAATCAAGCAGGATTACCAGCGGTTTCGTTACCTATGTTAAGTGACCAAGCGTTGCCTGGTGGTATGCAAATAGTTGGTCCTTATGGCAGTGATAATAGGCTACTGGACTTGGCCGAACGTTGGCAAGAGCACACCGACTTTCGCTATATGTTGCCGAAAATCAAATAA
- a CDS encoding PepSY-associated TM helix domain-containing protein, with the protein MRLRHGQRIFLSDLHKLLGLWGLWFSTLIAITGAWYFYEFGSAIADSRVEPSAPVLAHARANNHVISVNEFNAIIKRAYDAHEDWEITALYMPYSETTPIQLRGVSHHNPIIRNRALRVFIDPQSHDIVDT; encoded by the coding sequence ATGCGTTTACGCCATGGCCAACGAATATTTTTAAGCGACCTACATAAATTACTAGGGCTTTGGGGACTATGGTTTAGTACATTGATAGCGATTACAGGTGCTTGGTACTTTTATGAATTTGGCAGTGCCATCGCTGATTCGAGAGTTGAGCCTTCTGCACCTGTGTTGGCCCACGCACGAGCAAACAACCATGTAATTAGCGTAAATGAATTTAACGCAATCATAAAACGAGCTTACGATGCACATGAGGACTGGGAGATTACCGCCTTATATATGCCCTATTCTGAAACTACACCGATACAGTTGCGTGGAGTAAGCCATCACAATCCTATTATCCGTAATCGAGCGCTTAGGGTATTTATCGATCCCCAGTCTCATGACATTGTCGATACTTGA